The Streptomyces sp. M92 nucleotide sequence AACGAGTATGCCGTCGCCGCCCCGGCACTGGGCGTGCCGTGCCGGGAGAACAGCACGCGCAGGGCCGAGTGGATGTCGGTCATGGTGCCGACGGTGGAGCGCGAGTGGCCGCCGACCGGCCGCTGGTCGACGACGATCGCGGGGGAGAGGTCCTCCAGGGCGTCCGCGTGGGGGCGCTCGTACTTGGGCAGCCGGTTGCGCACGAACCAGGTGAACGTCTCGTTCAGCTGGCGCTGCGACTCGACCGCGATCGTGTCGAACACGACCGACGACTTCCCCGACCCCGAGACGCCGGTGAACACGGTCAGCCGGCCCTTCGGGATGCGGAGGGTGACGTCCTGGAGGTTGTTCTCCCTGGCTCCGGTGATGGTGATGAACTCGCTCATGCGGGCGACGCTAGGCGGGATACCCGACAGCCTCTGGCGTGATTGCCCGAAGTTCTCCCTCCTCCAGCAGCAGCCACCGGGTGATGCCGATCGACTCCAGGAACGGCATGTCGTGGCTGGCCACGATCAGCGCCCCCTCGTACGACTCCAGCGCCGTGGTGAGCTGCCGGACACTCGCCATGTCCAGGTTGTTCGTCGGCTCGTCCAGCATCAGCAGCTGCGGGGCGGGCTCCGCCAGCATCAGTGCGGCCAGCGTCGCCCGGAAGCGCTCGCCGCCGGACAGCGTGTCCGCCGGCTGGTCGGCACGGGCGCCCCGGAACAGGAAGCGCGCCAGCCGCGCCCGGATCCGGTTGTTGGTGGCGCCCGGCGCGAACCGGGCCACGTTCTCCGCGACGGACAGCCCGCCGTCGAGGACGTCGAGGCGCTGCGGCAGGAACCGCAACGGCACGTGCGCCGTCGCCTCGCCCGCCACCGGCTCCAGCTCGCCGGCGACGGTCCGCAGCAGCGTGGACTTGCCCGCGCCGTTGCGGCCGATCAGCGCGATCCGCTCCGGGCCGTGCAGGTCCAGCCCACCCACTCGGGCCCCGTGCCGCAGCTCCAGGTCCCTCAGCGTGAGCACGGACCGGCCCGGAGGCACGGCCGTGTACGGCAGGTCGACGCGGATCTCGTCGTCGTCCCGTACGGCCTCGACCGCGTCGTCGAGCCGCTCCCTTGCCTCGGCGAGCTTCTCCTCGTGCATGATGCGGTGCTTGCCCGCGGACTCCTGTGCCGCGCGCTTGCGTGCCCCCATGACGATCTTCGGCTCGCGCTTTTGGTCCCACATCTTCTGGCCGTACCGCTTGCGGCGGGCCAGCTTCATCTGGGCCTCGGTCAGCTCGCGCTTCTGCTTGCGCAGATCGGACTCGGCGACCCGCACCATGCGCTCGGCCGCCTCCTGCTCGACGGCGAGGGCCTCCTCGTACGCCGAGAAACTGCCGCCGTACCAGGTGATCTCCCCGGAGCGCAGGTCGGCGATCTGGTCGACCAGGTCCAGCAGCTCCCGGTCATGACTGACCACGACCATGACGCCGGGCCAGGATTCGACGGCCGCGTACAGCCGCCGGCGCGCGTACAGGTCGAGGTTGTTGGTCGGTTCGTCCAGGAGCAGGACGTCGGGCCGGCGCAGCAGCAGCGCGGCCAGCCGCAGCAGCACCGACTCGCCGCCCGACACCTCGCCGACGGTGCGGTCGAGGCCCACATGGCCCAGTCCGAGTTCGCCGAGCGCGGCGAGGGCGCGTTCCTCGACGTCCCAGTCGTCGCCGACCGTCTCGAAGTGCTCCTCGGCCACGTCACCGGCCTCGATGGCGTGCAGTGCGGCGCGCTGCGCGGCGATGCCGAGCGCCTCGTCGACCCGCAGCGTGGTGTCGAGCGTGACGTTCTGCGGCAGGTAGCCGACCTCGCCGACCAGGCGGACATGGCCCTCGGCCGGGCTGAGCCGACCGGCGATCAGTTTCAACAGGGTCGAT carries:
- a CDS encoding ABC-F family ATP-binding cassette domain-containing protein, translated to MSISITCTSLSFAWPDGTPVFEGLDTSFGTGRTGLVGVNGSGKSTLLKLIAGRLSPAEGHVRLVGEVGYLPQNVTLDTTLRVDEALGIAAQRAALHAIEAGDVAEEHFETVGDDWDVEERALAALGELGLGHVGLDRTVGEVSGGESVLLRLAALLLRRPDVLLLDEPTNNLDLYARRRLYAAVESWPGVMVVVSHDRELLDLVDQIADLRSGEITWYGGSFSAYEEALAVEQEAAERMVRVAESDLRKQKRELTEAQMKLARRKRYGQKMWDQKREPKIVMGARKRAAQESAGKHRIMHEEKLAEARERLDDAVEAVRDDDEIRVDLPYTAVPPGRSVLTLRDLELRHGARVGGLDLHGPERIALIGRNGAGKSTLLRTVAGELEPVAGEATAHVPLRFLPQRLDVLDGGLSVAENVARFAPGATNNRIRARLARFLFRGARADQPADTLSGGERFRATLAALMLAEPAPQLLMLDEPTNNLDMASVRQLTTALESYEGALIVASHDMPFLESIGITRWLLLEEGELRAITPEAVGYPA